One Salarias fasciatus chromosome 22, fSalaFa1.1, whole genome shotgun sequence DNA segment encodes these proteins:
- the fhl3b gene encoding four and a half LIM domains protein 3b has translation MSDQFDCKNCNESLYGRKYIQVEDNPHCIPCFDRLYAHTCQGCKEIIGHNAKELFYEDRHYHQDCFRCFRCDRSLAGEPFTSLEDSLICSDCYCNEFSSKCVACDKTVKPGSRMLEYDGASWHEDCFVCHGCEKPIGAEAFIPDSSSYYCVPCYERRVAPQCSHCKKALTKGGVTYKDEVWHKECFFCSGCKAPLAGQPFTSQGDSPYCVKCFSSLYAKKCAGCNTAITGFGDGKYVSFEDRQWHQPCFKCSRCSVSLVGSGFFPDRDQILCTDCNSDD, from the exons ATGAGTGACCAGTTcgactgcaaaaactgcaatgAGTCCCTGTATGGACGCAAATACATCCAGGTGGAGGACAACCCGCACTGCATCCCCTGCTTCGACCGCCTGTACGCACACACCTGCCAGGGCTGCAAGGAGATCATCGGACACAATGCAAAG GAGCTCTTCTATGAGGACCGGCACTACCACCAGGACTGCTTCCGCTGTTTCCGGTGCGACCGCTCGCTGGCAGGCGAGCCCTTCACCAGCCTGGAGGACTCGCTGATCTGCAGCGACTGCTACTGCAACGAGTTCTCCTCCAAGTGTGTGGCCTGCGACAAGACGGTGAAGCCAG GCTCCAGGATGCTGGAGTACGACGGCGCCTCGTGGCACGAGGACTGCTTCGTGTGTCACGGCTGCGAGAAGCCGATCGGCGCCGAGGCCTTCATCCCCGACAGCAGCAGCTACTACTGCGTGCCGTGCTACGAGCGCCGGGTGGCCCCCCAGTGCAGCCACTGCAAGAAG GCTCTGACGAAGGGAGGAGTGACCTACAAGGACGAGGTGTGGCACAAAGAGTGCTTCTTCTGCTCGGGGTGCAAGGCGCCGCTCGCCGGACAGCCGTTCACCTCGCAGGGCGACAGCCCGTACTGCGTCAAGTGCTTCAGCAGCCTGTACGCCAAGAAGTGCGCCGGCTGCAACACGGCCATCACAG GGTTCGGAGACGGGAAGTACGTCTCCTTCGAGGACCGGCAGTGGCACCAGCCCTGCTTCAAGTGCTCGCGCTGCTCCGTGTCGCTGGTGGGCTCCGGATTCTTCCCCGACCGGGACCAGATCCTGTGCACAGACTGCAACAGCGACGACTGA